A window of the Candidatus Aegiribacteria sp. genome harbors these coding sequences:
- a CDS encoding transcriptional repressor — MTKQRVIVLDTVRSLGSHPTAFEIFERVRQELPGVSLSTVYRNLSILVGQGDILTVRGLGQEVHYDHNLHDHCHVQCRLCGKVSDIHTDFINPSCINQHNEEGYIIENVLITLIGVCPECANRMKEEDTDA; from the coding sequence ATGACAAAGCAGAGGGTTATTGTTCTCGATACTGTCAGGTCTCTTGGATCCCATCCGACCGCCTTTGAAATTTTCGAGAGAGTTCGGCAGGAACTTCCCGGAGTAAGCCTCAGCACTGTATACCGTAATCTCAGCATCCTTGTTGGTCAGGGCGATATACTCACTGTCCGGGGTCTCGGTCAGGAAGTTCATTACGACCACAATTTGCACGATCATTGTCATGTGCAGTGCCGTCTCTGCGGCAAAGTTTCCGATATACATACTGATTTTATTAATCCCTCTTGCATAAACCAGCACAATGAGGAAGGATATATTATTGAAAATGTGCTTATTACTTTAATAGGTGTTTGCCCTGAATGCGCT